The proteins below are encoded in one region of Malaclemys terrapin pileata isolate rMalTer1 chromosome 8, rMalTer1.hap1, whole genome shotgun sequence:
- the ANKRD45 gene encoding ankyrin repeat domain-containing protein 45, producing MELVEATQPADTGEPKEPEYSNPLLRPALTGDVEGVQQIFADPEDPDGEKAMQLLMEKDIVGRDLLYTTSMAGQSAVIRALAKYGVDMKDKTARGYTLLHCAAAWGQLETLKTLVELEADILATNFRGEKARDIANRYAQTDCVEFLDWAEAKQALRTFIAHIQATIADPEKVQGRLNKEDKNMSLSACRVKCDWLENAKEPTRQDFLDQKQQLEDIMLPIFTKLATPRPPTAKSTRSALNCSKI from the exons ATGGAGCTAGTAGAAGCAACACAGCCAGCAGATACAGGGGAGCCTAAGGAGCCAGAGTATTCTAACCCTCTCCTGAGGCCTGCTCTCACTGGAGATGTGGAGGGTGTGCAGCAGATTTTTGCCGACCCAGAAGACCCTGATGGTGAAAAGGCCATGCAACTTCTCATGGAAAAGGACATCGTAGGGAGAGACCTACTATATACAACCAGCATGGCCGGACAGAGTGCAGTCATCAGAGCACTGGCAAAATACGGAGTGGACATGAAGGATAAAACAGCCAGAG GTTACACACTCCTCCACTGTGCTGCGGCCTGGGGCCAGCTGGAGACTTTGAAAACTCTGGTAGAACTGGAAGCTGATATTCTAGCGACGAACTTCCGGGGTGAAAAGGCCCGAGATATAGCCAACCGTTATGCACAGACAGACTGCGTCGAATTCCTGGACTGGGCAG AAGCTAAGCAAGCTCTGCGGACGTTCATCGCCCACATCCAGGCAACGATTGCAGACCCAGAGAAGGTGCAGGGAAGGCTGAACAAGGAAGACAAG AACATGTCTCTCAGCGCCTGTCGTGTAAAATGTGATTGGCTTGAGAACGCCAAGGAGCCCACCAGACAAGATTTCCTGGATCAGAAGCAGCAGCTGGAAGATATCATGCTTCCCATCTTCACAAAGCTGGCCACGCCCC GTCCTCCAACAGCTAAGAGCACCAGGTCAGCGCTGAACTGCAGCAAAATCTGA